One genomic segment of Passer domesticus isolate bPasDom1 chromosome 21, bPasDom1.hap1, whole genome shotgun sequence includes these proteins:
- the MBD3 gene encoding methyl-CpG-binding domain protein 3 isoform X1 yields the protein MERKSAFPLGQASPGRDRTLSHFSPSGKKFRSKPQLARYLGSSMDLGTFDFRTGKMLMNKMNKNRQRMRYDCSNQAKGKPDLNTALPVRQTASIFKQPVTKITNHPSNKVKSDPQKAVDQPRQLFWEKKLSGLNAFDIAEELVKTMDLPKGLQGVGPGCTDETLLSAIASALHTSTMPITGQLSAAVEKNPGVWLNTSQPLCKAFMVTDEDIRKQEELVQQVRKRLEEALMADMLAHVEEIARDGEPPSEKEGAEEEGEEEEEEEEQDHDQEMENV from the exons TGCTTTTCCTTTGGGCCAagcttccccaggaagagacAGGACTCTCAGTCATTTCAG CCCCAGTGGGAAGAAGTTCCGCAGCAAGCCGCAGCTGGCGCGGTACCTGGGCAGCTCCATGGACCTGGGCACCTTCGACTTCCGCACGGGCAAGATGCTGATGAACAAAATGAACAAGAACAGGCAGAGGATGCGCTACGACTGCTCCAACCAAGCCAAA GGCAAGCCTGATTTGAACACAGCCCTGCCCGTGAGACAGACAGCCTCTATCTTCAAACAGCCCGTCACAAAGATCACAAACCACCCCAGCAACAAGGTGAAGAGTGACCCCCAGAAAGCTGTGGACCAGCCCAGGCAG CTCTTCTGGGAGAAGAAGTTGAGTGGACTGAACGCCTTTGACATTGCAGAGGAGCTGGTGAAAACAATGGACCTTCCCAAAGGGCTGCAAG GCGTTGGCCCCGGCTGCACGGACGAGACTCTGCTCTCTGCCATCGCCAGTGCCCTGCACACCAGCACCATGCCCATCACTGgccagctctctgcagccgTGGAGAAGAACCCTGGGGTCTGGCTGAACACCTCCCAGCCTCTCTGCAAAGCCTTCATGGTGACTGATGAAGATATCAG gaagcaggaggagctggtgcagcaggtgaggaagaggctggAGGAGGCCCTGATGGCTGACATGCTGGCCCACGTGGAGGAGATCGCCAGGGATGGGGAGCCCCCCTCGgagaaggaaggagcagaggaggaaggagaagaagaagaggaggaggaggagcaggaccaTGACCAGGAGATGGAAAATGTATAG
- the MBD3 gene encoding methyl-CpG-binding domain protein 3 isoform X2: MPKAALPGHRGSTRRSALGPSGKKFRSKPQLARYLGSSMDLGTFDFRTGKMLMNKMNKNRQRMRYDCSNQAKGKPDLNTALPVRQTASIFKQPVTKITNHPSNKVKSDPQKAVDQPRQLFWEKKLSGLNAFDIAEELVKTMDLPKGLQGVGPGCTDETLLSAIASALHTSTMPITGQLSAAVEKNPGVWLNTSQPLCKAFMVTDEDIRKQEELVQQVRKRLEEALMADMLAHVEEIARDGEPPSEKEGAEEEGEEEEEEEEQDHDQEMENV; encoded by the exons CCCCAGTGGGAAGAAGTTCCGCAGCAAGCCGCAGCTGGCGCGGTACCTGGGCAGCTCCATGGACCTGGGCACCTTCGACTTCCGCACGGGCAAGATGCTGATGAACAAAATGAACAAGAACAGGCAGAGGATGCGCTACGACTGCTCCAACCAAGCCAAA GGCAAGCCTGATTTGAACACAGCCCTGCCCGTGAGACAGACAGCCTCTATCTTCAAACAGCCCGTCACAAAGATCACAAACCACCCCAGCAACAAGGTGAAGAGTGACCCCCAGAAAGCTGTGGACCAGCCCAGGCAG CTCTTCTGGGAGAAGAAGTTGAGTGGACTGAACGCCTTTGACATTGCAGAGGAGCTGGTGAAAACAATGGACCTTCCCAAAGGGCTGCAAG GCGTTGGCCCCGGCTGCACGGACGAGACTCTGCTCTCTGCCATCGCCAGTGCCCTGCACACCAGCACCATGCCCATCACTGgccagctctctgcagccgTGGAGAAGAACCCTGGGGTCTGGCTGAACACCTCCCAGCCTCTCTGCAAAGCCTTCATGGTGACTGATGAAGATATCAG gaagcaggaggagctggtgcagcaggtgaggaagaggctggAGGAGGCCCTGATGGCTGACATGCTGGCCCACGTGGAGGAGATCGCCAGGGATGGGGAGCCCCCCTCGgagaaggaaggagcagaggaggaaggagaagaagaagaggaggaggaggagcaggaccaTGACCAGGAGATGGAAAATGTATAG
- the MBD3 gene encoding methyl-CpG-binding domain protein 3 isoform X4 → MERKSPSGKKFRSKPQLARYLGSSMDLGTFDFRTGKMLMNKMNKNRQRMRYDCSNQAKGKPDLNTALPVRQTASIFKQPVTKITNHPSNKVKSDPQKAVDQPRQLFWEKKLSGLNAFDIAEELVKTMDLPKGLQGVGPGCTDETLLSAIASALHTSTMPITGQLSAAVEKNPGVWLNTSQPLCKAFMVTDEDIRKQEELVQQVRKRLEEALMADMLAHVEEIARDGEPPSEKEGAEEEGEEEEEEEEQDHDQEMENV, encoded by the exons CCCCAGTGGGAAGAAGTTCCGCAGCAAGCCGCAGCTGGCGCGGTACCTGGGCAGCTCCATGGACCTGGGCACCTTCGACTTCCGCACGGGCAAGATGCTGATGAACAAAATGAACAAGAACAGGCAGAGGATGCGCTACGACTGCTCCAACCAAGCCAAA GGCAAGCCTGATTTGAACACAGCCCTGCCCGTGAGACAGACAGCCTCTATCTTCAAACAGCCCGTCACAAAGATCACAAACCACCCCAGCAACAAGGTGAAGAGTGACCCCCAGAAAGCTGTGGACCAGCCCAGGCAG CTCTTCTGGGAGAAGAAGTTGAGTGGACTGAACGCCTTTGACATTGCAGAGGAGCTGGTGAAAACAATGGACCTTCCCAAAGGGCTGCAAG GCGTTGGCCCCGGCTGCACGGACGAGACTCTGCTCTCTGCCATCGCCAGTGCCCTGCACACCAGCACCATGCCCATCACTGgccagctctctgcagccgTGGAGAAGAACCCTGGGGTCTGGCTGAACACCTCCCAGCCTCTCTGCAAAGCCTTCATGGTGACTGATGAAGATATCAG gaagcaggaggagctggtgcagcaggtgaggaagaggctggAGGAGGCCCTGATGGCTGACATGCTGGCCCACGTGGAGGAGATCGCCAGGGATGGGGAGCCCCCCTCGgagaaggaaggagcagaggaggaaggagaagaagaagaggaggaggaggagcaggaccaTGACCAGGAGATGGAAAATGTATAG
- the MBD3 gene encoding methyl-CpG-binding domain protein 3 isoform X3: MPKAALPGHRGSTRRSALGAFPLGQASPGRDRTLSHFSPSGKKFRSKPQLARYLGSSMDLGTFDFRTGKMLMNKMNKNRQRMRYDCSNQAKGKPDLNTALPVRQTASIFKQPVTKITNHPSNKVKSDPQKAVDQPRQLFWEKKLSGLNAFDIAEELVKTMDLPKGLQGVGPGCTDETLLSAIASALHTSTMPITGQLSAAVEKNPGVWLNTSQPLCKAFMVTDEDIRKQEELVQQVRKRLEEALMADMLAHVEEIARDGEPPSEKEGAEEEGEEEEEEEEQDHDQEMENV; encoded by the exons TGCTTTTCCTTTGGGCCAagcttccccaggaagagacAGGACTCTCAGTCATTTCAG CCCCAGTGGGAAGAAGTTCCGCAGCAAGCCGCAGCTGGCGCGGTACCTGGGCAGCTCCATGGACCTGGGCACCTTCGACTTCCGCACGGGCAAGATGCTGATGAACAAAATGAACAAGAACAGGCAGAGGATGCGCTACGACTGCTCCAACCAAGCCAAA GGCAAGCCTGATTTGAACACAGCCCTGCCCGTGAGACAGACAGCCTCTATCTTCAAACAGCCCGTCACAAAGATCACAAACCACCCCAGCAACAAGGTGAAGAGTGACCCCCAGAAAGCTGTGGACCAGCCCAGGCAG CTCTTCTGGGAGAAGAAGTTGAGTGGACTGAACGCCTTTGACATTGCAGAGGAGCTGGTGAAAACAATGGACCTTCCCAAAGGGCTGCAAG GCGTTGGCCCCGGCTGCACGGACGAGACTCTGCTCTCTGCCATCGCCAGTGCCCTGCACACCAGCACCATGCCCATCACTGgccagctctctgcagccgTGGAGAAGAACCCTGGGGTCTGGCTGAACACCTCCCAGCCTCTCTGCAAAGCCTTCATGGTGACTGATGAAGATATCAG gaagcaggaggagctggtgcagcaggtgaggaagaggctggAGGAGGCCCTGATGGCTGACATGCTGGCCCACGTGGAGGAGATCGCCAGGGATGGGGAGCCCCCCTCGgagaaggaaggagcagaggaggaaggagaagaagaagaggaggaggaggagcaggaccaTGACCAGGAGATGGAAAATGTATAG